CCAGGGTGAATGAGAAAGTATGGTTTGCTTCATTATATTCTACCTTATTGAATATACTGGTTCCTCCCTGACTTCCACCTTCGGCTTTAGTATCTAAGCTTGTATATGTTTGTCCGTTATCGTAGCTCACTTGCCAATATCCACTGGAAGATACGTTGATTAATGGAGTTGTCACTACATTGCCTGCTTCATCACGGGGCCATGCTGATACTTTCTCTCCATCGGCTCCCGGCAGATAGTTGAAATCTGTATCATTACTTGTTTTATATATCCAGTAGCCTTCTTCGTCTACGGAAAATTCGGGGACAGACGCTTGTACTGCTTCACTTTCCACGACTTTAATGCTTGTCCCGTCACTAAGTTCCAGCAAATATCCTAAACCATCTTTAGTCGGAGTAATTCCGATAATGATTTTGTTTTTTTGCATAAGGGCTTGCAGACTGGCAAATGAAGTATTCAGTCCTTCCGTTGCTTTTTCCAAAGCAGCGACACGGTCTTTCAGAGAATTGATGTCTGCTTCCAGGTCATCTGTTTTTTGGCATGATTGCATGATTGCCAACATGCTGCAAATACCAAATAGTAATAGGTAGGTAATGCTCCTGTTTTTCATACATTTATTATTTCGGGTTATTGATAATTTTCACAGTGGCAAAGATAACCGGATAAAATAAGAGTATATGGATAAAAAAATTCAGGAATACGATGAAATAATACATTTTACGTGTCTCTATGATAGATTGAGGCTTTATGTATTTTATTAGAGTAAGTCTACCCATTGCTCATTGCTTAATATGGGCAATGACTCACTGTCGGCAACAAATGTTTCCGCCAGTCTTCGTTTCTCATCTTGCAGATGCAGAATCTTTTCCTCGATGCTGTTTTGTGTAATGAAGCGATAGGCAATCACCTGCTTGTCCTGACCGATGCGATGGGCACGGGCGATTGCTTGCGATTCGGCGGCCGGATTCCACCAGGGATCTATGATAAACACATAGTCGGCTTGCGTAAGATTGAGTCCCACACCCCCTGCTTTTAGCGAAATAAGGAATGCCTGGACATCTTTCTGATCGGTGAAATGGGCGATTTCGGAAGAACGATTGCTGGTCGATCCTGTTAATAGGGCATATTTCCAGCCTCGCTCTTGGAAAGCTTCGGCCAGCAACTCGAGATGTTTGACGAATGAAGAGAAAATGAGAACTTTGTGTCCTTCGCTCTGTAATGTATCGAATGTTTCAATGATCTGTGTGGCTTTTCCGGATGTTCCGGTGTAATCAGGAAAAATAAGTTGCGGGTGGCAAGAGAGTTGTCGTAAACGCAGAATACCATTTAGTACACTGAATGAATGGAGTCTGTCCGTACTTTGAGTGTGCTGAAGAAGTATGTTACGCAGGCTGTTTTTCTCCTGCTCGTAACACGTATTCTGCTCTCCAGTCATGTCACAGTAGATGGTTTCTTCGGTGAGTTCAGGAAGTTCCGGAGCTACCTCCTTCTTGCTTCTGCGGAGGATGAATGGGGCTATCAGTTGTTGCAATTGTGTTTCTACGCGTGCGTTTCCCTGGCGAATCGGAATTATGAATTGTTTTTGGAAAGCACTTTCCGCCCCCAGTAGGTCCGGTTGTATAAAATGAAATTGTGCCCACAGGTCTTTTAATGAGTTTTCGATAGGAGTACCTGTCAGTACTAGTCGGTGGTTACTTTGCAGTTGAATTGCCGACCGGAAGTTAAGTGAGTCGCTATTCTTGATATTCTGACTTTCATCGAGCACGACGTATTTGAAACGGTAAGAACGGAGTATATCAATGTTATTTTTCATCATGCCATACGTGGTAAAGATCAAGTGAAAACGACCGAAGAATTTTTCCGGTCGTTTCTTGTCTATAGCCACGGTGTTGTTGTATTCCGTCATCGAGAGCGCTGTAAAGCGTTTGGCTTCCCGGCGCCAGTTGTGAAGTAGCGACGTAGGAACAACAATCAGGGTGGCGGGTTGCTTGGGAGCGGATGGCTTGTATATGTATTGTAGCAGAGTCAGGGTTTGAAGCGTCTTCCCGAGTCCCATATCATCTGCCAGGCATCCGCCGAATCCTCGCTTATACAGATGTACCATCCATGAGAATCCTTTCTGCTGATAGGGACGTAATGTTGCTTTGAGGGTTTTCGGCACGGCAACCTTACGTATCTGCTGTTTCGCCGGAATCTTTTTTATGCCGTTCTCACCCAAGGCTGTCTGCACGGCACCTATAAACGTATGTTTCAGGCGGATTCCTTTTTCTGTTTGTATTCCCATCTCCAGTAGGTTGGCATATTTGCTGAACCACTCTTCGGGCAGGAGAATCATGCGACCGTCAGGTAATAGATATTCTCTCTTTTCCTCCAGAATATGCTTGCGGAAACGTGAAAAGGGGATACGTAGATTACCGATAACAACTGTGATATGCAGTTCAAACCAGTCGACTTCATTGTCGCAACTTTGCTCAATGTGTATTTCATCCAGGCTATAACGTGCATTTTCTGCGTTGTTGATGAGGTGGAAGGATTGCTGCAATAGCTCCCGGTGGTTGTTGATCCATTCGACAAGCGTCTTTTCCGGAGTCTTGGGTGATAGGCTGAAATATGTATTGTTGAGCTGTTGCAGACCGGCATCCGTTAAGAGTTGGACAGCTTGTTCTTCCATTATCATATTTCGCCGGAAAAAGCAGATTTCACCGGACGTTTTCCGATAAACGATTTTCTTCATCTCAATGGCACTATCCGGTGTGAATATCTGGTCTCTGTAACGGAAACCAAGCTGTAATGCTTGCCCGTTATACGTGACATCTTCGAATGAGAGAATAGCTTCACAGACACATTTTTCTTCCATGATATTTAAACCGTGAGTCTCGATTTCGTGATAACGTGCAATCGGAATAACGATGTTGTCTATGTATTTTTCAATCTGTGAGGCGTCTACGCTAATTGATCTTTTCTTTGTGAAAGCTAGGATTCGTGCGCTTTCAATGTGCGGAAAGAAGTATAACTCCATTCCCAATAATAGGGTGACTGGTGAGGAGGTCAGTACAACCACAGGTTTTAGTTCACTCAAAGAGAATGATTGCCCTTCATAATAACATTGTAACTGATAGCGGAATGTTTTACTGTCAACATGAAACGTTACGCGAATTTCGACGTCATGAGGGTTGATATGATAAGCATGATGGGCATATAGTATTTTACTACCGGCTTGTTTCTGATAAAAAGGCAGCCCGTTTTCCCGTATCAATGCCAGCATTTCCAACAACTTCTTCTCAATAAACGGGCGAATATGATTTTTAATTCGTGCCGGATCTTTGGATAGCTTGTGTAGAAAACGCGATACTGTTTTCTCACGGGAGTAGAGCCCCATCAAGTACTTTTCTGTGTAATATGAAGCAATATCAATAGCTTGTCTTTCTGCTTCACTCATCATACTTATAGCCTCGGAAGAGGCGTGAAACGCTTGTTCCACTAATTGCAAGGTACCATCGTTCAGCCTTTCCGCAATATACGGAATCAGTAATATGCCGAATATCGGATGCTCTGTGAAAACGATTATAACTCGTCCGTTAGTTGGTCTTTCTTTCATTCTCTTTTAGGCTTTAACTGACAAAGATACGGGAAAATACTTAATTTTGCAGCATGATAGAGAAAAACAAACGCGTATTGCTTGGAATGAGTGGTGGTACGGATAGCTCTGTTGCTGCTATGCGATTGCTGGAGGCCGGTTATGAAGTAATCGGAGTAACCTTCCGTTTTTATGAATTGAATGGTTCGACGGAGTACCTGGAAGATGCTCGTAATTTGGCAGAACGTTTAGGAATACGGCATATAACGTACGATGCCCGTGAGATATTTGCCCGGCAGATTATTGAATATTTTGTGCAGGAATACTTGGCAGGTCGTACTCCGGTCCCCTGTACATTGTGTAATAATTATCTGAAATGGCCTTTGCTCGCTAAAATTGCCGATGAAATGGGCGTTTTCTATATTGCTACCGGTCATTATGCACGGAATATACGACTAAATGAAACCGTTTATATAACACATGCTGCCGACTTGGATAAGGACCAAACTTTCTTTTTATGGGGCTTGAAACAGGATATTCTTAATAGGATGCTGTTGCCGATGGGTGATATCACGAAAGTGGAAGCCCGTGCCTGGGCTGCTGAACATGGATTCCGAAAGGTGGCAACCAAAAAGGATAGTATAGGTGTTTGTTTTTGCCCGATGGACTATCGGACCTTTTTAAAAGACTGGTTGGTCAGAAATGGTCAGACGTCGGTCAGCAATAGTGAGGCATCAATCAACGATAGTCAGACAACGGATAGTGATAAACAAACCTGGTCTGATAGAATCAGAAGAGGACGATTTATCGATGAAAAGGGGCGTTTTATTGCTTGGCATGAAGGCTATCCTTTTTATACTATTGGACAAAGACGCGGCTTGGGTATTCATCTGAATCGTCCTGTATTTGTGAAAGAGATTGATTCTGAAAAGAACGAAGTGGTGTTAGCTTCTCTTTCAGCACTGGAAAAAACAGAAATGTGGTTGAAAGATTGGAATCTTGTAAATCAGGAACGTACTTTAGGACGTGCTGACATAATTGTGAAGATAAGATATCGTAAACAAGAGAATCATGGTACGATTACCATTACACCGGACCACTTACTGCATGTACAACTTCACGAACCGTTAACTGCCGTTGCTCCCGGGCAGGCCGCCGCATTCTATGGAGACGGATTACTATTAGGAGGAGGAATCATTGTCAATGCCCGGTAATTAATTGACATAACTAAGGCACGGATTACACGAATAAACAAGAAAAGAGAATAAACTTATCCATGTAATTCGTGTAATCCGTGCTTGGAAGAAATCGGAGAGTTTTTTTGACGCTCTCTCCTTATACAAGTAACCTCTGTAATGGAAAAAACTTGTAATGGTTATGTTTTGGTTTTTGGTTATTCTTCCGAATGAGTGCTATTATTCAGCACAAGCATTGTCTCTATATATTCGCGTGTATTGCTTAATCGAGGGACTTTGTGCTGTCCTCCTAGTTTTCCTTTCTGTGCCATCCAGTCGTGAAACAATCCTTGTCGGGCAATGATCACTTCCAATGGTTGCAAAGCAATATCTTTCCATCGTTTGGCCTCATAGTCAGAGTTAACCTCTTTCAGCGTAGCGTCAAGTATCTCAGCGAACTTTTCTACGGAATCCGGCATTTTGGCGAATTCTATCAGCCACTGATGTCGGCATTTTGCGTTTTCATCCATAAACACTGGTGCTGCAGAGTATTCGCAAATTTGTGCTCCGGTTTCTGCGCAAGCCTTTGCCAATCCTTTTTCAGCATTATCAACAATCAGCTCTTCACCGAATGCATTGATGAAATGCTTTGTTCTTCCCGTGATGACAAACTTGTATGGATTCTTGCTGGTAAACTTCACCGTATCACCAATCATGTATCTCCACAAACCACAGGAAGTAGAAATAACCATTGCATAGTTCTTGTTAAGCTCGACTTCTTCAAGGCAATAAGCCCGTGGATTTTCTTTTCCTACTTCTTCCAAAGGAATAAATTCGTAGAAAATTCCATAGTCGATCATTAATAGCATGGCAGGATCGGAAAGGTCGTTTTGGGTTCCGAAATATCCTTCCGAGGCATTATAGGTCTCTACATAATGCATTTTAGGTGTTGTAATCACCTGCTTATATTGCTCACGGTATGGCGTGAAAGCCACTCCGCCATGGAAGAAAACTTCCAGATTGGGCCATACTTCTTCCAGTGACTGCTTTCCTGTCTTTTCAAGGATGCGTTTGATAAGTACCAGCATCCACGACGGCACACCGGACAGACTTGTCACATTTACCGGAATCGTACTGTTGGCGATTGCTTCTATCTTGGTTTCCCATTCGCTCATCAACGCAATTTTCTTGCTTGGTACACGAATGAAATTGATAAGCGGATTTACGTTTTGAATCAGAATAGCGGATAAATCTCCTACTAAACTATGATTGGAATTGAGGTTCGGGCTATGGCTTCCTCCTAGAATCAGTCCCTTACCAGAGAAAAAATGGCTATTTGGATTGATACGGAAATAAAGAGCCGCCGCGTCTTTTCCTCCTCTGTAATGGATATCTTCCAGCGCTTCTTTGCTGACAGGAAGGAATTTACTTTTATCATTA
The Bacteroides caecimuris DNA segment above includes these coding regions:
- a CDS encoding DEAD/DEAH box helicase, whose amino-acid sequence is MKERPTNGRVIIVFTEHPIFGILLIPYIAERLNDGTLQLVEQAFHASSEAISMMSEAERQAIDIASYYTEKYLMGLYSREKTVSRFLHKLSKDPARIKNHIRPFIEKKLLEMLALIRENGLPFYQKQAGSKILYAHHAYHINPHDVEIRVTFHVDSKTFRYQLQCYYEGQSFSLSELKPVVVLTSSPVTLLLGMELYFFPHIESARILAFTKKRSISVDASQIEKYIDNIVIPIARYHEIETHGLNIMEEKCVCEAILSFEDVTYNGQALQLGFRYRDQIFTPDSAIEMKKIVYRKTSGEICFFRRNMIMEEQAVQLLTDAGLQQLNNTYFSLSPKTPEKTLVEWINNHRELLQQSFHLINNAENARYSLDEIHIEQSCDNEVDWFELHITVVIGNLRIPFSRFRKHILEEKREYLLPDGRMILLPEEWFSKYANLLEMGIQTEKGIRLKHTFIGAVQTALGENGIKKIPAKQQIRKVAVPKTLKATLRPYQQKGFSWMVHLYKRGFGGCLADDMGLGKTLQTLTLLQYIYKPSAPKQPATLIVVPTSLLHNWRREAKRFTALSMTEYNNTVAIDKKRPEKFFGRFHLIFTTYGMMKNNIDILRSYRFKYVVLDESQNIKNSDSLNFRSAIQLQSNHRLVLTGTPIENSLKDLWAQFHFIQPDLLGAESAFQKQFIIPIRQGNARVETQLQQLIAPFILRRSKKEVAPELPELTEETIYCDMTGEQNTCYEQEKNSLRNILLQHTQSTDRLHSFSVLNGILRLRQLSCHPQLIFPDYTGTSGKATQIIETFDTLQSEGHKVLIFSSFVKHLELLAEAFQERGWKYALLTGSTSNRSSEIAHFTDQKDVQAFLISLKAGGVGLNLTQADYVFIIDPWWNPAAESQAIARAHRIGQDKQVIAYRFITQNSIEEKILHLQDEKRRLAETFVADSESLPILSNEQWVDLL
- the mnmA gene encoding tRNA 2-thiouridine(34) synthase MnmA, with product MIEKNKRVLLGMSGGTDSSVAAMRLLEAGYEVIGVTFRFYELNGSTEYLEDARNLAERLGIRHITYDAREIFARQIIEYFVQEYLAGRTPVPCTLCNNYLKWPLLAKIADEMGVFYIATGHYARNIRLNETVYITHAADLDKDQTFFLWGLKQDILNRMLLPMGDITKVEARAWAAEHGFRKVATKKDSIGVCFCPMDYRTFLKDWLVRNGQTSVSNSEASINDSQTTDSDKQTWSDRIRRGRFIDEKGRFIAWHEGYPFYTIGQRRGLGIHLNRPVFVKEIDSEKNEVVLASLSALEKTEMWLKDWNLVNQERTLGRADIIVKIRYRKQENHGTITITPDHLLHVQLHEPLTAVAPGQAAAFYGDGLLLGGGIIVNAR
- a CDS encoding GH3 auxin-responsive promoter family protein, translated to MNITKIISKTFDSRLKQIDLYASQASEIQHRVLNRLTRQAAQTEWGRKYDYSSIRNYEDFRKRVPIQTYEEIKPYVERLRAGEQNLLWPSEIRWFAKSSGTTNDKSKFLPVSKEALEDIHYRGGKDAAALYFRINPNSHFFSGKGLILGGSHSPNLNSNHSLVGDLSAILIQNVNPLINFIRVPSKKIALMSEWETKIEAIANSTIPVNVTSLSGVPSWMLVLIKRILEKTGKQSLEEVWPNLEVFFHGGVAFTPYREQYKQVITTPKMHYVETYNASEGYFGTQNDLSDPAMLLMIDYGIFYEFIPLEEVGKENPRAYCLEEVELNKNYAMVISTSCGLWRYMIGDTVKFTSKNPYKFVITGRTKHFINAFGEELIVDNAEKGLAKACAETGAQICEYSAAPVFMDENAKCRHQWLIEFAKMPDSVEKFAEILDATLKEVNSDYEAKRWKDIALQPLEVIIARQGLFHDWMAQKGKLGGQHKVPRLSNTREYIETMLVLNNSTHSEE